One Cardiocondyla obscurior isolate alpha-2009 linkage group LG11, Cobs3.1, whole genome shotgun sequence DNA segment encodes these proteins:
- the Shg gene encoding DE-cadherin isoform X2: MLETHAARRPGARPRVPPAPSPAIVASVLMLLLGTLASATRLRHSRHLDVRSQFPAEGVLPFDENHNYKPVFTNCSNYAPVVKEEEMPGIRVIQVQAEDRDPPEAGGTITYRLVTGPDERLKFRIDNKTGLIKTTQILDRDEPAREKEAYLTVLATDNGVPQLDDVCTFKVTIEDVNDNGPVFDKVAYRESVPQDLAIGREVMRVSATDIDDGDNSIVRYSLSSKRPDDAAYFRIDRDTGIIFLNKTIDRKPNYKFSLTATATDLGENPQSGVIDLDIRVVESHKKAPTFVSRSPMGPIKLREDFRDYDTAIVRLQAISNINSSSIVNNSYLVFDMVSGGTEQTNKFNTFRLESNNDVANIHLAQLLDYERNTQYSLIVQVQNKYHLAAEAVVDIEILDVNDNIPIFREIKKGSVFENEPPGVPVMQVKAIDADGTSANNQVSYELDNFRDLFAIDPKTGNITTLVTFDREVEDTYTVKVIAKDNSPSAVSKTGEPNKGSHVFEIEIADKNDNPPRFTRKVYTHNSVYENANINAPVTQVEAIDSDTASPVTYSIISGNTDDSFYIEATGKIRVKKPLDYEKITKYNLTVRAYDGVFNDTAQVEIFVENVNDNPPVFEDFNKNPTIEEEKLVEGCITTVVAYDPDIEDRNADQHIVYFIVSEDQQPIIGIDKSGCLRLKKPLDRDPPKGYSTWFITVMAKDEDGLSTYLRESMQINITLIDINDNAPFLDMPYPIIWGENKPPGMITELKARDYDSQENGPPFKFKIDFTADDEIKSKFDIRGNNLYARVEFDRERKKSYDIPIAITDSGTPPMTGISMLTVIIGDENDNPMQEGASSIFVYNYKGESPDTEIGRVYVNDPDDWDLPDKSFDWASHHDGFHLDTNTGMITLLSGTSNDTFVLKFIVTEKGQKIASHQVHAYVNVTIKELPEEAVDKSGSVRFFGITAEQFVEPDESGVSKKEIFQEKLATMLNTSIENVDVFTVLHSPHHNNRSLLDVRFSAHGSPYYAPEKLNTIIAQHSKEIEREMKADILLMNIDECLFERTHCNNSCRNFLNASTVPYTVYTNTSSFVGVRAVVDPQCTCHVAEPIVCLNGGTPLKERCECPPGFEGPRCEILGIGFHGDGWAVMPPPGQACDDSHLGLEITPHVDNGLVFYFGPMTYNPKLGHQDFMSLELQHGFAVLYVDYGTGTVRLDQKQIKLTDGKSHRIDVYWRKTSIEMIVDRCGISACMSLTAPQGTNEFLNVNSPMQVGGTLSNLAHLASSLKWDHKPTEKGFVGCIRNMTFNGNTYNLGMPALSKNADPGCGHDMAKAISFGIDTNFIVAILVCVLILLILLVAVVVHRRKTDDLYKDMDDIRENIINYEDEGGGETDAGYDLNVLRAIYDAPPLDSKIAPVGLQGRGADEVPDICGFLDSKKESCDKDPDTNPFDDVRHYAYEGEGNSEGDLSSLASCTDDGDLNFNYLSNFGPRFRKLADMYGEDPSDEESDGVGERESWC; the protein is encoded by the exons TTCGATGAAAATCACAACTACAAGCCGGTGTTCACCAACTGCTCGAATTACGCGCCggtggtgaaagaggaggaaaTGCCAGGAATAAGGGTGATCCAGGTGCAAGCTGAGGACAGGGACCCACCGGAGGCGGGAG GCACTATCACGTACCGACTGGTGACCGGTCCTGACGAGAGGTTGAAGTTCAGGATCGACAATAAGACAGGTCTCATCAAGACGACCCAGATACTCGACAGGGACGAGCCCGCCCGCGAAAAGGAAGCTTATCTCACGGTGCTCGCTACCGACAACGGGGTACCGCAGCTGGATGACGTATGCACATTTAAAGTCACCATCGAAGACGTCAATGACAATGGTCCCGTCTTCGACAAAGTG GCATACAGGGAATCTGTGCCACAAGATTTGGCAATAGGCCGCGAGGTCATGCGGGTCTCCGCCACCGACATCGACGACGGCGACAACTCGATCGTGCGCTACAGCCTCTCGTCTAAGAGGCCGGATGATGCTGCATACTTTCGGATCGACCGCGACACCGGCATCATATTCCTCAACAAAACTATAGAC AGAAAGCCGAATTACAAGTTCAGCCTGACGGCCACCGCTACTGATCTTGGAGAGAACCCCCAGAGTGGTGTCATTGATCTTGACATACGAGTTGTGGAGTCGCACAAGAAGGCGCCGACTTTCGTGTCGAGGTCGCCGATGGGTCCGATCAAACTCCGGGAGGACTTTCGAGATTACGACACCGCTATTGTTCGCTTACAAGCGATCTCAAACATCAACTCCAGCAGCATCGTGAACAACTCGTATCTGGTGTTCGATATGGTGTCTGGCGGAACGGAGCAGACTAACAAGTTCAACACTTTCAG ATTGGAGTCGAATAATGACGTGGCGAATATCCACCTGGCCCAGCTCCTTGATTACGAGCGCAACACGCAATACTCGTTAATAGTCCAAGTACAGAACAAGTATCATTTGGCCGCTGAGGCGGTCGTGGATATCGAAATCCTGGACGTGAACGACAACATTCCGATCTtccgtgaaattaaaaagggaAGCGTGTTTGAAAACGAGCCACCGGGAGTTCCCGTAATGCAAGTGAAGGCGATCGACGCCGATGGAACTTCCGCCAACAATCAG GTCAGTTACGAGTTGGACAACTTCAGAGATCTTTTCGCCATCGACCCGAAAACTGGTAATATTACGACGTTAGTGACGTTCGACAGAGAGGTTGAAGATACCTACACCGTGAAAGTAATAGCGAAGGACAATTCGCCAAGTGCCGTTTCGAAAACTGGCGAGCCCAATAAAGGATCGCACGTGTTTGAAATCGAGATTGCCGATAAGAACGACAATCCGCCTCGCTTTACCCGGAAGGTGTACACGCACAATTCGGTTTATGAAAACGCGAACATCAACGCGCCCGTGACCCAAGTCGAAGCCATCGATTCTGATACAGCGAGCCCTGTCACATACAGCATCATATCTGGCAATACCGATGACAGCTTTTACATCGAAGCTACAGGAAAAATTCGCGTGAAGAAGCCGCTTGATTACGAAAAGATCACAAAATACAACTTGACTGTAAGAGCGTACGATGGTGTATTTAATGATACAGCCCAGGTCGAGATTTTTGTTGAAAACGTTAATGACAACCCACCGGTCTTcgaagattttaataaaaatccgaCGATAGAGGAAGAAAAACTTGTAGAGG GATGTATCACCACCGTGGTGGCTTACGATCCCGATATAGAAGACAGGAATGCCGACCAGcatattgtttattttatagtcTCTGAAGACCAGCAACCTATAATAGGAATCGACAAATCTGGCTGTTTGAGATTGAAAAAGCCGTTAGATCGTGACCCTCCTAAGGGTTACTCTACGTGGTTT ATTACCGTGATGGCGAAAGACGAGGATGGTTTGTCTACGTATCTTCGAGAAtcaatgcaaattaatatcacTCTTATAGATATAAATGACAATGCGCCATTCCTCGATATGCCTTATCCGATAATTTGGGGCGAAAATAAACCGCCCGGTATGATAACCGAGTTGAAAGCACGAGATTACGACTCTCAGGAAAATGGCCCGCCATTTAAGTTTAAGATAGATTTCACCGCGGATGATGAAATTAAATCTAAGTTTGACATACGCGGAAATAACTTGTATGCCCGAGTGGAATtcgacagagagagaaagaaaagttatGATATACCGATCGCAATCACGGACAGCGGTACGCCACCCATGACGGGCATTTCGATGCTCACTGTGATCATAGGCGACGAAAATGACAATCCGATGCAGGAGGGCGCGAGTTCTATATTCGTCTATAATTATAAAGGAGAGTCTCCCGATACGGAAATCGGACGTGTTTACGTTAATGATCCTGATGACTGGGATCTGCCAGACAAATCTTTCGACTGGGCCTCTCATCACGACGGTTTTCATCTTGATACGAATACCGGCATGATCACTTTATTATCAGGCACGTcaaacgacacttttgtattgaaatttattgttacCGAGAAAGGCCAAAAAATTGCATCACATCAAGTGCACGCCTACGTCAACGTCACTATTAAAGAACTTCCTGAGGAAGCCGTCGACAAATCCGGCTCCGTACGATTTTTTGGTATAACGGCAGAGCAATTTGTTGAACCTGACGAATCTGGTGTCAGTAAAAAGGAGATATTCCAAGAAAAACTAGCGACTATGTTGAATACGTCAATCGAGAACGTCGATGTATTTACTGTACTTCATTCACCTCATCACAACAACAGAAGCCTGTTGGATGTTCGATTTTCGGCACATGGCAGTCCGTATTATGCTCCCGAAAAACTGAACACGATTATAGCACAGCATTCGAAAGAAATTGAACGTGAGATGAAAGCGGATATCTTGTTGATGAACATTGACGAGTGCCTGTTCGAAAGAACCCATTGCAACAATTCGTGCCGCAATTTCCTGAATGCTAGCACCGTTCCGTACACCGTCTACACCAATACGAGCTCGTTTGTTGGTGTTAGGGCAGTCGTGGATCCGCAATGCACTTGCCATGTTGCGGAACCTATTGTCTGCTTGAATGGTGGCACGCCTCTAAAAGAGCGATGCGAGTGTCCGCCTGGTTTCGAAGGGCCGAGATGCGAGATACTGGGCATCGGATTTCATGGAGACGGCTGGGCCGTAATGCCACCGCCCGGTCAAGCTTGTGACGACTCACATCTAG GATTGGAGATAACGCCACACGTGGACAATGGTCTTGTATTTTACTTCGGCCCGATGACTTACAATCCGAAGCTTGGACATCAGGACTTTATGTCCCTTGAACTTCAGCACGGCTTCGCTGTTTTGTATGTCGACTATGGAACAGGAACTGTAAGACTAGATCAAAAACAAATCAAATTAACGGACGGCAAGAGCCACAGAATAGACGTTTATTGGAGAAAAACC TCGATAGAGATGATAGTCGATAGATGCGGCATATCTGCTTGCATGAGTCTCACAGCACCGCAGGGTACCaacgaatttttaaacgttaacAGTCCGATGCAAGTAGGCGGTACGTTGAGTAATTTAGCGCATTTAGCATCGAGCTTAAAATGGGATCATAAGCCAACGGAAAAAGGATTTGTTGGCTGCATACGCAATATGACATTTAATGGAAAT aCATACAATTTAGGTATGCCAGCGTTATCTAAAAATGCAGATCCTGGCTGTGGTCATGACATGGCGAAGGCGATTTCTTTCGGAATTGACACGAATTTTATAGTAGCTATTTTGGTTTgcgtattaatattgttaatattgcTTGTGGCAGTAGTTGTGCATAGAAGAAAGACCGATGACCTGTATAAAGATATGGACGATATcagagaaaatattattaattatgaagaCGAAGGAGGCGGTGAAACCGATGCAGGTTACGACTTAAATGTCTTAAGAGCCATTTATGATGCACCGCCTCTTGATTCAAAAATAGCTCCAGTTGGTCTACAGGGTAGAG gaGCCGATGAAGTTCCAGATATTTGTGGCTTTTTAGatagtaaaaaagaaagctgCGATAAAGACCCCGATACAAATCCGTTTGATGACGTGAGACATTACGCTTACGAAGGAGAAGGAAACTCAGAAGGCGATTTGTCGTCATTAGCTTCAT GCACTGATGATGGAGATCTCAACTTTAATTATCTATCTAATTTCGGACCAAGATTTAGAAAATTGGCAGATATGTATGGAGAAGATCCAAGTGATGAAGAAAGTGACGGAGTCGGTGAACGAGAAAGTTGGTGTTGA